One Halanaerobiales bacterium genomic window, ATTCTATCAAAAATTACAATAGTATCATTAATTGAATAACCTATTATTGTTAATAAAGCAGCAACAAAAGCAGTATTAATTTCTTTTTGCATTATAGCAAAAAGCCCCAATACTATACTTACATCATGGAGTAACGTGATAATGGCAACAATGGCAAATCTAAATTCAAACCTCATACTTATATAGGCAACAATCGCTAAAGAAGCAATAATAATTGCAAAAATAGCATTTCTTCTCAATTCTTTACCAATAAGAGGACCTACCATATCACTTCTGATCATATCAGTTGATGAATATTTATTTTCTAGTACACTCTCTACACTGGAAATTTGATCAGTATTTAATTCTTCTGTTTTTATGATTACTCCTGGTCTACCGTCTAAATCAGTTTGCTGTAATTGGGGATCAAGAGAAAATTCTAGATCAGATAATGTATCTCTTATTTCACTATTAGTTACTTTATTATCAAAAGTAAACTCTAATATTGTACCTCCAGTAAAATCGATACCAAAATTCAAACCATTAAATAACAGAAAAACAAATCCAACAAGAATTATTGCAATTGAAATTGTATACCATGTTTTTCTTTTTCCCATTATATCCATAATTTATTGTCCTCCCCTTACACCAAATGCCTTATCACTTTTTAATAATTGTGTATT contains:
- the secF gene encoding protein translocase subunit SecF; protein product: MDIMGKRKTWYTISIAIILVGFVFLLFNGLNFGIDFTGGTILEFTFDNKVTNSEIRDTLSDLEFSLDPQLQQTDLDGRPGVIIKTEELNTDQISSVESVLENKYSSTDMIRSDMVGPLIGKELRRNAIFAIIIASLAIVAYISMRFEFRFAIVAIITLLHDVSIVLGLFAIMQKEINTAFVAALLTIIGYSINDTIVIFDRIRENMKLMRRTPFVEKANTAVLDTLPRSINTSLTTLITILAIYFFGGASLKIFMLALFIGMFAGTYSSIFVASPLLVTWTQKITKK